From one Malus sylvestris chromosome 1, drMalSylv7.2, whole genome shotgun sequence genomic stretch:
- the LOC126623478 gene encoding anthranilate synthase alpha subunit 1, chloroplastic yields the protein MLALCFSQRLVPPSHRLSWVPVIGISSRNSSSLACVPRTKCCALSNQSLVTDASKFVEASKNGNLVPLYKCIFSDQLTPVLAYRCLVNEDDQEAPSFLFESVEQNLQGRFSVVGAQPMIEIVAKENKVTIMDHEEGRMTEEFVEDPMVIPRRISEGWCPSPLLIDDLPDAFCGGWVGYFTYDTVRYVEKRRLPFSKAPEDDRNLPDIHLGLYDEVIVFDHVEKRVYVIHWVRLERYSSVEEAYTDGVKRLEDLVARVHDVDLPRLSPGSMNLHTRQFGPPLKNSSMTSEDYKGKVKQAKEHILAGDIFQIVLSQRFERRTFADPFEVYRALRTVNPSPYLTYLQARGCILVASSPEILMTLKKKKIVNRPLAGTVRRGKTVEEDKKLELQLLDDEKQCAEHIMLVDLGRNDVGKVSKYGSVNVDTLMNVERYSHVMHISSTVTGELRDDLTCWDALRAALPVGTVSGAPKVKAMELIDELEVTRRGPYSGGFGGVSFTGDMDIALALRTMVFTTGSRFDTMYSYKDANRRREWVAHLQAGAGIVADSDPDDENQECQNKAAGLARAIDLAEAAFVKQ from the exons ATGCTAGCCCTCTGCTTCTCCCAGCGCCTGGTGCCGCCGAGTCACCGACTGTCTTGGGTTCCGGTCATCGGCATTTCGAGTAGAAACTCGAGCTCACTTGCATGCGTCCCCAGAACGAAATGCTGCGCTCTCTCGAATCAATCGTTGG TTACTGATGCAAGCAAGTTTGTGGAAGCTTCAAAGAATGGAAATTTGGTTCCTCTTTACAAATGCATTTTCTCTGACCAGCTCACTCCGGTTCTTGCATATCGATGCTTGGTTAACGAGGACGATCAAGAGGCTCCAAGCTTTCTGTTTGAATCAGTGGAGCAAAACTTGCAG GGGCGCTTCAGCGTTGTTGGAGCTCAACCAATGATCGAAATCGtggcaaaagaaaataaggtGACGATAATGGATCATGAAGAAGGGCGCATGACTGAGGAGTTCGTCGAGGATCCAATGGTTATTCCCAGAAGAATCTCGGAGGGTTGGTGTCCTAGTCCTCTACTTATTGATGACCTTCCTGATGCGTTTTGTG GTGGCTGGGTAGGTTATTTTACGTATGATACAGTTCGGTATGTGGAGAAAAGAAGACTGCCGTTCTCAAAGGCCCCCGAGGATGACAGGAATCTTCCGGACATACATTTAGGGCTCTATGATGAGGTCATAGTGTTTGATCATGTGGAGAAG AGAGTTTATGTGATTCATTGGGTGAGGTTAGAACGGTACTCCTCGGTTGAGGAAGCTTATACAGACGGAGTGAAACGTTTGGAGGATTTAGTGGCTAGAGTGCACGACGTCGACCT CCCAAGGCTATCTCCAGGATCGATGAATCTACATACTCGCCAATTCGGTCCTCCGCTAAAGAATTCAAGCATGACAAGTGAGGATTACAAGGGCAAGGTTAAGCAAGCAAAAGAACATATACTTGCAGGGGATATTTTCCAGATTGTATTAAGTCAGAGATTTGAACGTCGAACGTTTGCCGACCCATTTGAAGTTTACAGAGCCTTGAGGACTGTAAATCCCAGCCCATATTTGACTTACTTGCAG GCTCGAGGGTGCATCCTGGTTGCTTCAAGTCCAGAAATTCTTATGACTCTGAAGAAG AAAAAGATCGTGAATCGGCCGTTAGCTGGAACCGTTAGAAGAGGGAAGACTGTCGAGGAAGATAAAAAGTTAGAACTGCAGCTCCTTGACGATGAAAAGCAATGTGCAGAACACATCATGCTGGTTGATCTGGGTCGAAACGACGTAGGAAAG GTCTCCAAATACGGTTCTGTGAACGTGGATACATTGATGAATGTCGAACGGTATTCCCACGTAATGCACATAAGCTCCACG GTTACGGGAGAGCTGCGTGATGATCTCACTTGCTGGGATGCCCTGCGAGCTGCATTGCCCGTCGGAACTGTTAGTGGAGCACCGAAG GTGAAGGCCATGGAGTTAATTGATGAACTGGAGGTAACAAGGCGTGGCCCGTACAGCGGTGGGTTTGGAGGGGTTTCCTTTACAGGTGATATGGACATTGCTCTAGCTCTGAGGACCATGGTGTTTACAACAGGATCCCGTTTTGACACAATGTACTCTTACAAAGATGCCAACCGGCGCAGGGAATGGGTCGCTCATCTTCAAGCTGGTGCCGGCATAGTGGCTGACAGTGACCCGGATGATGAAAACCAAGAGTGCCAGAACAAAGCTGCCGGTCTCGCTCGTGCCATCGACTTGGCGGAGGCAGCATTCGTTAAGCAATGA